One Coffea arabica cultivar ET-39 chromosome 5e, Coffea Arabica ET-39 HiFi, whole genome shotgun sequence DNA segment encodes these proteins:
- the LOC113687756 gene encoding uncharacterized protein isoform X4, whose product MLHAITFLACDWTPLVFLFWLSQDVLGVDCHHRNNCSVDYKGNCITILPSHHIFLADDNKFILVLPLSSSFLWSDQELKLCILARIFCSHSWLVMCLVFASLFCIIVYSTIVYLPSYMIVCLPVALVSSYFLFFCSVFSKRLLRFALVDTDSSGYFKFSIFFDSLFYLSFVHCLFLFVFCLFLLFSLYILHAAFFICGCCNELSFFVILCYIFGARIDSDFQLISSQADSQADRHPKRLQLSLMATIRMIDIAVNLTDGMFKEIYNGKKYHVVDIVAVLSRAWSAGVDRIIVTGGFLEESKEALAIAETDGI is encoded by the exons ATGCTACATGCCATCACTTTCCTTGCATGCGATTGGACCCCTTTAGTATTTCTGTTTTGGCTTTCCCAAGATGTATTGGGAGTTGATTGTCATCATCGTAATAATTGTTCAGTTGACTATAAGGGCAATTGTATTACAATTTTGCCCTCCCATCATATCTTTCTTGCCGATGACAACAAATTCATTTTGGTTTTACCGTTGTCTTCATCCTTTTTGTGGTCAGATCAAGAG CTAAAGCTATGCATTCTTGCCCGGATTTTCTGCTCACACTCATGGTTAGTGATGTGTTTAGTTTTTGCATCCCTTTTTTGTATTATTGTTTATAGCACGATAGTCTATCTTCCCTCGTACATGATTGTGTGTTTGCCAGTTGCTTTGGTTagttcttattttctctttttctgctCTGTTTTTTCGAAGCGTCTTCTTCGTTTTGCTCTTGTTGATACAGATTCGTCAG gctattttaaattttctatctTCTTTGATTCTTTGTTCTACCTTTCATTTGTCCATTGTTTGTTCTTATTTGTGTTCTGCCTTTTTCTCCTCTTTTCCCTTTACATTTTGCATGCAGCTTTCTTCATATGTGGTTGCTGTAACGAGCTTTCTTTCTTCGTCATCTTGTGTTATATATTTGGAGCCCGTATTGATTCAG ACTTCCAGTTGATCTCATCTCAAGCGGACTCTCAGGCAGACAGACACCCAAAAAGACTCCAACTTTCACTAATGGCGACTATCCGAATGATTG ATATAGCAGTCAATCTCACTG ATGGTATGTTCAAAGAAATATACAACGGCAAGAAATACCATGTGGTAGATATTGTTGCAGTACTTAGCAGGGCTTGGAGTGCCGGTGTTGATCGAATTATT GTTACTGGTGGATTTCTAGAGGAATCAAAAGAAGCTCTTGCTATTGCTGAAACTGATG GAATTTGA
- the LOC113687756 gene encoding uncharacterized protein isoform X1 — protein MLHAITFLACDWTPLVFLFWLSQDVLGVDCHHRNNCSVDYKGNCITILPSHHIFLADDNKFILVLPLSSSFLWSDQELKLCILARIFCSHSWLVMCLVFASLFCIIVYSTIVYLPSYMIVCLPVALVSSYFLFFCSVFSKRLLRFALVDTDSSGYFKFSIFFDSLFYLSFVHCLFLFVFCLFLLFSLYILHAAFFICGCCNELSFFVILCYIFGARIDSDFQLISSQADSQADRHPKRLQLSLMATIRMIDIAVNLTDGMFKEIYNGKKYHVVDIVAVLSRAWSAGVDRIIVTGGFLEESKEALAIAETDARLFCMVDVHLTRCKVTVDTLLNAILKLLNV, from the exons ATGCTACATGCCATCACTTTCCTTGCATGCGATTGGACCCCTTTAGTATTTCTGTTTTGGCTTTCCCAAGATGTATTGGGAGTTGATTGTCATCATCGTAATAATTGTTCAGTTGACTATAAGGGCAATTGTATTACAATTTTGCCCTCCCATCATATCTTTCTTGCCGATGACAACAAATTCATTTTGGTTTTACCGTTGTCTTCATCCTTTTTGTGGTCAGATCAAGAG CTAAAGCTATGCATTCTTGCCCGGATTTTCTGCTCACACTCATGGTTAGTGATGTGTTTAGTTTTTGCATCCCTTTTTTGTATTATTGTTTATAGCACGATAGTCTATCTTCCCTCGTACATGATTGTGTGTTTGCCAGTTGCTTTGGTTagttcttattttctctttttctgctCTGTTTTTTCGAAGCGTCTTCTTCGTTTTGCTCTTGTTGATACAGATTCGTCAG gctattttaaattttctatctTCTTTGATTCTTTGTTCTACCTTTCATTTGTCCATTGTTTGTTCTTATTTGTGTTCTGCCTTTTTCTCCTCTTTTCCCTTTACATTTTGCATGCAGCTTTCTTCATATGTGGTTGCTGTAACGAGCTTTCTTTCTTCGTCATCTTGTGTTATATATTTGGAGCCCGTATTGATTCAG ACTTCCAGTTGATCTCATCTCAAGCGGACTCTCAGGCAGACAGACACCCAAAAAGACTCCAACTTTCACTAATGGCGACTATCCGAATGATTG ATATAGCAGTCAATCTCACTG ATGGTATGTTCAAAGAAATATACAACGGCAAGAAATACCATGTGGTAGATATTGTTGCAGTACTTAGCAGGGCTTGGAGTGCCGGTGTTGATCGAATTATT GTTACTGGTGGATTTCTAGAGGAATCAAAAGAAGCTCTTGCTATTGCTGAAACTGATG CAAGACTTTTTTGCATGGTTGATGTGCACCTAACAAGATGCAAAGTGACTGTTGATACTCTTCTGAATGCCATCCTTAAGTTATTGAATGTGTGA
- the LOC113687756 gene encoding uncharacterized protein isoform X8, with protein sequence MEILSNGGCRHRIKGGTRNNKKQGWTFPAIQAKAMHSCPDFLLTLMRLLRFALVDTDSSGYFKFSIFFDSLFYLSFVHCLFLFVFCLFLLFSLYILHAAFFICGCCNELSFFVILCYIFGARIDSDFQLISSQADSQADRHPKRLQLSLMATIRMIDIAVNLTDGMFKEIYNGKKYHVVDIVAVLSRAWSAGVDRIIVTGGFLEESKEALAIAETDARLFCMVDVHLTRCKVTVDTLLNAILKLLNV encoded by the exons ATGGAGATTCTTTCTAATGGCGGTTGCAG GCATCGCATCAAAGGCGGAACGAGGAACAACAAGAAGCAGGGCTGGACCTTCCCTGCGATTCAAG CTAAAGCTATGCATTCTTGCCCGGATTTTCTGCTCACACTCATG CGTCTTCTTCGTTTTGCTCTTGTTGATACAGATTCGTCAG gctattttaaattttctatctTCTTTGATTCTTTGTTCTACCTTTCATTTGTCCATTGTTTGTTCTTATTTGTGTTCTGCCTTTTTCTCCTCTTTTCCCTTTACATTTTGCATGCAGCTTTCTTCATATGTGGTTGCTGTAACGAGCTTTCTTTCTTCGTCATCTTGTGTTATATATTTGGAGCCCGTATTGATTCAG ACTTCCAGTTGATCTCATCTCAAGCGGACTCTCAGGCAGACAGACACCCAAAAAGACTCCAACTTTCACTAATGGCGACTATCCGAATGATTG ATATAGCAGTCAATCTCACTG ATGGTATGTTCAAAGAAATATACAACGGCAAGAAATACCATGTGGTAGATATTGTTGCAGTACTTAGCAGGGCTTGGAGTGCCGGTGTTGATCGAATTATT GTTACTGGTGGATTTCTAGAGGAATCAAAAGAAGCTCTTGCTATTGCTGAAACTGATG CAAGACTTTTTTGCATGGTTGATGTGCACCTAACAAGATGCAAAGTGACTGTTGATACTCTTCTGAATGCCATCCTTAAGTTATTGAATGTGTGA
- the LOC113687756 gene encoding uncharacterized protein isoform X6, with amino-acid sequence MAVAGIASKAERGTTRSRAGPSLRFKLKLCILARIFCSHSWLVMCLVFASLFCIIVYSTIVYLPSYMIVCLPVALVSSYFLFFCSVFSKRLLRFALVDTDSSGYFKFSIFFDSLFYLSFVHCLFLFVFCLFLLFSLYILHAAFFICGCCNELSFFVILCYIFGARIDSDFQLISSQADSQADRHPKRLQLSLMATIRMIDIAVNLTDGMFKEIYNGKKYHVVDIVAVLSRAWSAGVDRIIVTGGFLEESKEALAIAETDARLFCMVDVHLTRCKVTVDTLLNAILKLLNV; translated from the exons ATGGCGGTTGCAG GCATCGCATCAAAGGCGGAACGAGGAACAACAAGAAGCAGGGCTGGACCTTCCCTGCGATTCAAG CTAAAGCTATGCATTCTTGCCCGGATTTTCTGCTCACACTCATGGTTAGTGATGTGTTTAGTTTTTGCATCCCTTTTTTGTATTATTGTTTATAGCACGATAGTCTATCTTCCCTCGTACATGATTGTGTGTTTGCCAGTTGCTTTGGTTagttcttattttctctttttctgctCTGTTTTTTCGAAGCGTCTTCTTCGTTTTGCTCTTGTTGATACAGATTCGTCAG gctattttaaattttctatctTCTTTGATTCTTTGTTCTACCTTTCATTTGTCCATTGTTTGTTCTTATTTGTGTTCTGCCTTTTTCTCCTCTTTTCCCTTTACATTTTGCATGCAGCTTTCTTCATATGTGGTTGCTGTAACGAGCTTTCTTTCTTCGTCATCTTGTGTTATATATTTGGAGCCCGTATTGATTCAG ACTTCCAGTTGATCTCATCTCAAGCGGACTCTCAGGCAGACAGACACCCAAAAAGACTCCAACTTTCACTAATGGCGACTATCCGAATGATTG ATATAGCAGTCAATCTCACTG ATGGTATGTTCAAAGAAATATACAACGGCAAGAAATACCATGTGGTAGATATTGTTGCAGTACTTAGCAGGGCTTGGAGTGCCGGTGTTGATCGAATTATT GTTACTGGTGGATTTCTAGAGGAATCAAAAGAAGCTCTTGCTATTGCTGAAACTGATG CAAGACTTTTTTGCATGGTTGATGTGCACCTAACAAGATGCAAAGTGACTGTTGATACTCTTCTGAATGCCATCCTTAAGTTATTGAATGTGTGA
- the LOC113687756 gene encoding uncharacterized protein isoform X7, translating to MRFGHLNFDSLRFFANKRMVGGLPNIRNPDRVCDICVLGKQHRDVFQIGKSWRVRRPLKIIHSDFCTMEILSNGGCRHRIKGGTRNNKKQGWTFPAIQAKAMHSCPDFLLTLMRLLRFALVDTDSSAFFICGCCNELSFFVILCYIFGARIDSDFQLISSQADSQADRHPKRLQLSLMATIRMIDIAVNLTDGMFKEIYNGKKYHVVDIVAVLSRAWSAGVDRIIVTGGFLEESKEALAIAETDARLFCMVDVHLTRCKVTVDTLLNAILKLLNV from the exons ATGCGATTTGGTCACTTGAATTTTGATAGTTTGAgattttttgccaataaaagAATGGTTGGTGGACTGCCTAATATTAGAAATCCTGATAGAGTCTGTGATATTTGTGTTTTGGGAAAGCAACACAGGGATGTTTTTCAAATTGGCAAATCATGGAGGGTTAGAAGACCATTAAAAATTATTCATTCAGATTTTTGTACTATGGAGATTCTTTCTAATGGCGGTTGCAG GCATCGCATCAAAGGCGGAACGAGGAACAACAAGAAGCAGGGCTGGACCTTCCCTGCGATTCAAG CTAAAGCTATGCATTCTTGCCCGGATTTTCTGCTCACACTCATG CGTCTTCTTCGTTTTGCTCTTGTTGATACAGATTCGTCAG CTTTCTTCATATGTGGTTGCTGTAACGAGCTTTCTTTCTTCGTCATCTTGTGTTATATATTTGGAGCCCGTATTGATTCAG ACTTCCAGTTGATCTCATCTCAAGCGGACTCTCAGGCAGACAGACACCCAAAAAGACTCCAACTTTCACTAATGGCGACTATCCGAATGATTG ATATAGCAGTCAATCTCACTG ATGGTATGTTCAAAGAAATATACAACGGCAAGAAATACCATGTGGTAGATATTGTTGCAGTACTTAGCAGGGCTTGGAGTGCCGGTGTTGATCGAATTATT GTTACTGGTGGATTTCTAGAGGAATCAAAAGAAGCTCTTGCTATTGCTGAAACTGATG CAAGACTTTTTTGCATGGTTGATGTGCACCTAACAAGATGCAAAGTGACTGTTGATACTCTTCTGAATGCCATCCTTAAGTTATTGAATGTGTGA
- the LOC113687756 gene encoding uncharacterized protein isoform X3 codes for MRFGHLNFDSLRFFANKRMVGGLPNIRNPDRVCDICVLGKQHRDVFQIGKSWRVRRPLKIIHSDFCTMEILSNGGCRHRIKGGTRNNKKQGWTFPAIQAKAMHSCPDFLLTLMRLLRFALVDTDSSGYFKFSIFFDSLFYLSFVHCLFLFVFCLFLLFSLYILHAAFFICGCCNELSFFVILCYIFGARIDSDFQLISSQADSQADRHPKRLQLSLMATIRMIDIAVNLTDGMFKEIYNGKKYHVVDIVAVLSRAWSAGVDRIIVTGGFLEESKEALAIAETDARLFCMVDVHLTRCKVTVDTLLNAILKLLNV; via the exons ATGCGATTTGGTCACTTGAATTTTGATAGTTTGAgattttttgccaataaaagAATGGTTGGTGGACTGCCTAATATTAGAAATCCTGATAGAGTCTGTGATATTTGTGTTTTGGGAAAGCAACACAGGGATGTTTTTCAAATTGGCAAATCATGGAGGGTTAGAAGACCATTAAAAATTATTCATTCAGATTTTTGTACTATGGAGATTCTTTCTAATGGCGGTTGCAG GCATCGCATCAAAGGCGGAACGAGGAACAACAAGAAGCAGGGCTGGACCTTCCCTGCGATTCAAG CTAAAGCTATGCATTCTTGCCCGGATTTTCTGCTCACACTCATG CGTCTTCTTCGTTTTGCTCTTGTTGATACAGATTCGTCAG gctattttaaattttctatctTCTTTGATTCTTTGTTCTACCTTTCATTTGTCCATTGTTTGTTCTTATTTGTGTTCTGCCTTTTTCTCCTCTTTTCCCTTTACATTTTGCATGCAGCTTTCTTCATATGTGGTTGCTGTAACGAGCTTTCTTTCTTCGTCATCTTGTGTTATATATTTGGAGCCCGTATTGATTCAG ACTTCCAGTTGATCTCATCTCAAGCGGACTCTCAGGCAGACAGACACCCAAAAAGACTCCAACTTTCACTAATGGCGACTATCCGAATGATTG ATATAGCAGTCAATCTCACTG ATGGTATGTTCAAAGAAATATACAACGGCAAGAAATACCATGTGGTAGATATTGTTGCAGTACTTAGCAGGGCTTGGAGTGCCGGTGTTGATCGAATTATT GTTACTGGTGGATTTCTAGAGGAATCAAAAGAAGCTCTTGCTATTGCTGAAACTGATG CAAGACTTTTTTGCATGGTTGATGTGCACCTAACAAGATGCAAAGTGACTGTTGATACTCTTCTGAATGCCATCCTTAAGTTATTGAATGTGTGA
- the LOC113687756 gene encoding uncharacterized protein isoform X9 has protein sequence MHSCPDFLLTLMRLLRFALVDTDSSAFFICGCCNELSFFVILCYIFGARIDSDFQLISSQADSQADRHPKRLQLSLMATIRMIDIAVNLTDGMFKEIYNGKKYHVVDIVAVLSRAWSAGVDRIIVTGGFLEESKEALAIAETDARLFCMVDVHLTRCKVTVDTLLNAILKLLNV, from the exons ATGCATTCTTGCCCGGATTTTCTGCTCACACTCATG CGTCTTCTTCGTTTTGCTCTTGTTGATACAGATTCGTCAG CTTTCTTCATATGTGGTTGCTGTAACGAGCTTTCTTTCTTCGTCATCTTGTGTTATATATTTGGAGCCCGTATTGATTCAG ACTTCCAGTTGATCTCATCTCAAGCGGACTCTCAGGCAGACAGACACCCAAAAAGACTCCAACTTTCACTAATGGCGACTATCCGAATGATTG ATATAGCAGTCAATCTCACTG ATGGTATGTTCAAAGAAATATACAACGGCAAGAAATACCATGTGGTAGATATTGTTGCAGTACTTAGCAGGGCTTGGAGTGCCGGTGTTGATCGAATTATT GTTACTGGTGGATTTCTAGAGGAATCAAAAGAAGCTCTTGCTATTGCTGAAACTGATG CAAGACTTTTTTGCATGGTTGATGTGCACCTAACAAGATGCAAAGTGACTGTTGATACTCTTCTGAATGCCATCCTTAAGTTATTGAATGTGTGA
- the LOC113687756 gene encoding uncharacterized protein isoform X5, producing the protein MLHAITFLACDWTPLVFLFWLSQDVLGVDCHHRNNCSVDYKGNCITILPSHHIFLADDNKFILVLPLSSSFLWSDQELKLCILARIFCSHSWLVMCLVFASLFCIIVYSTIVYLPSYMIVCLPVALVSSYFLFFCSVFSKRLLRFALVDTDSSAFFICGCCNELSFFVILCYIFGARIDSDFQLISSQADSQADRHPKRLQLSLMATIRMIDIAVNLTDGMFKEIYNGKKYHVVDIVAVLSRAWSAGVDRIIVTGGFLEESKEALAIAETDARLFCMVDVHLTRCKVTVDTLLNAILKLLNV; encoded by the exons ATGCTACATGCCATCACTTTCCTTGCATGCGATTGGACCCCTTTAGTATTTCTGTTTTGGCTTTCCCAAGATGTATTGGGAGTTGATTGTCATCATCGTAATAATTGTTCAGTTGACTATAAGGGCAATTGTATTACAATTTTGCCCTCCCATCATATCTTTCTTGCCGATGACAACAAATTCATTTTGGTTTTACCGTTGTCTTCATCCTTTTTGTGGTCAGATCAAGAG CTAAAGCTATGCATTCTTGCCCGGATTTTCTGCTCACACTCATGGTTAGTGATGTGTTTAGTTTTTGCATCCCTTTTTTGTATTATTGTTTATAGCACGATAGTCTATCTTCCCTCGTACATGATTGTGTGTTTGCCAGTTGCTTTGGTTagttcttattttctctttttctgctCTGTTTTTTCGAAGCGTCTTCTTCGTTTTGCTCTTGTTGATACAGATTCGTCAG CTTTCTTCATATGTGGTTGCTGTAACGAGCTTTCTTTCTTCGTCATCTTGTGTTATATATTTGGAGCCCGTATTGATTCAG ACTTCCAGTTGATCTCATCTCAAGCGGACTCTCAGGCAGACAGACACCCAAAAAGACTCCAACTTTCACTAATGGCGACTATCCGAATGATTG ATATAGCAGTCAATCTCACTG ATGGTATGTTCAAAGAAATATACAACGGCAAGAAATACCATGTGGTAGATATTGTTGCAGTACTTAGCAGGGCTTGGAGTGCCGGTGTTGATCGAATTATT GTTACTGGTGGATTTCTAGAGGAATCAAAAGAAGCTCTTGCTATTGCTGAAACTGATG CAAGACTTTTTTGCATGGTTGATGTGCACCTAACAAGATGCAAAGTGACTGTTGATACTCTTCTGAATGCCATCCTTAAGTTATTGAATGTGTGA
- the LOC113687756 gene encoding uncharacterized protein isoform X2 — translation MLHAITFLACDWTPLVFLFWLSQDVLGVDCHHRNNCSVDYKGNCITILPSHHIFLADDNKFILVLPLSSSFLWSDQELKLCILARIFCSHSWLVMCLVFASLFCIIVYSTIVYLPSYMIVCLPVALVSSYFLFFCSVFSKRLLRFALVDTDSSGYFKFSIFFDSLFYLSFVHCLFLFVFCLFLLFSLYILHAAFFICGCCNELSFFVILCYIFGARIDSDFQLISSQADSQADRHPKRLQLSLMATIRMIDGMFKEIYNGKKYHVVDIVAVLSRAWSAGVDRIIVTGGFLEESKEALAIAETDARLFCMVDVHLTRCKVTVDTLLNAILKLLNV, via the exons ATGCTACATGCCATCACTTTCCTTGCATGCGATTGGACCCCTTTAGTATTTCTGTTTTGGCTTTCCCAAGATGTATTGGGAGTTGATTGTCATCATCGTAATAATTGTTCAGTTGACTATAAGGGCAATTGTATTACAATTTTGCCCTCCCATCATATCTTTCTTGCCGATGACAACAAATTCATTTTGGTTTTACCGTTGTCTTCATCCTTTTTGTGGTCAGATCAAGAG CTAAAGCTATGCATTCTTGCCCGGATTTTCTGCTCACACTCATGGTTAGTGATGTGTTTAGTTTTTGCATCCCTTTTTTGTATTATTGTTTATAGCACGATAGTCTATCTTCCCTCGTACATGATTGTGTGTTTGCCAGTTGCTTTGGTTagttcttattttctctttttctgctCTGTTTTTTCGAAGCGTCTTCTTCGTTTTGCTCTTGTTGATACAGATTCGTCAG gctattttaaattttctatctTCTTTGATTCTTTGTTCTACCTTTCATTTGTCCATTGTTTGTTCTTATTTGTGTTCTGCCTTTTTCTCCTCTTTTCCCTTTACATTTTGCATGCAGCTTTCTTCATATGTGGTTGCTGTAACGAGCTTTCTTTCTTCGTCATCTTGTGTTATATATTTGGAGCCCGTATTGATTCAG ACTTCCAGTTGATCTCATCTCAAGCGGACTCTCAGGCAGACAGACACCCAAAAAGACTCCAACTTTCACTAATGGCGACTATCCGAATGATTG ATGGTATGTTCAAAGAAATATACAACGGCAAGAAATACCATGTGGTAGATATTGTTGCAGTACTTAGCAGGGCTTGGAGTGCCGGTGTTGATCGAATTATT GTTACTGGTGGATTTCTAGAGGAATCAAAAGAAGCTCTTGCTATTGCTGAAACTGATG CAAGACTTTTTTGCATGGTTGATGTGCACCTAACAAGATGCAAAGTGACTGTTGATACTCTTCTGAATGCCATCCTTAAGTTATTGAATGTGTGA